In Oryza sativa Japonica Group chromosome 3, ASM3414082v1, one DNA window encodes the following:
- the LOC9268683 gene encoding uncharacterized protein, with translation MNECPVRELSPGPRVAPRVGRLGRRNPSRRRRRPSPPLPLPCRRLSERPAKPAAREDGGGWARGGHLPSSWRGWTQRRWPTGAAPASRRMAADPASPPPDLARSQLDPVTEARARRRRGVGAGGRDRRWHTRRWRRHGRPGGGVRRDGGASTGSSGRLGGAAAVAGGSMPGGDGSGAPRSVPLGWIWRMGAVGDGDDGVATAAAVVGRWQLATAVAAVVAAVSSGNGGGRHGVGLLAVRWWRATAEQRFAEAAVGVGGSGDGGYDSGGSGDVGGGEGVGGEVAGCSATKAVVVVTVFAVTGGMAASVD, from the coding sequence atgaatGAATGTCCCGTGAGGGAACTCTCTCCTGGCCCCCGCGTCGCCCCCCGCGTCGGGCGACTCGGGCGGcggaaccctagccgccgccgccgccgcccttccccgcCCCTTCCTCTGCCTTGCCGTCGCCTGAGCGAGCGGCCGGCAAAGCCGGCGGCtcgcgaggacggcggcggctgggctcGCGGCGGCCATCTCCCGAGCTCCTGGCGCGGGTGGACGCAAAGGCGGTGGCCGaccggagcggcgccggcgtcgaggcgcatggcggcggatccggcgtcgccaccaccggATCTGGCGCGCTCGCAGCTGGATCCGGTCACGGAGGCGCGGgcacggcgtcggcgaggcgtGGGCGCTGGCGGCCGCGACAGGCGGTGGCATACGCGACGGTGGCGCAGGCacgggcggccgggcggcggcgtcaggcGTGACGGCGGAGCAAGCACGGGCAGCAGCGGCAGGCTCGGAGGCGCAGCTGCTGTGGCCGGTGGCTCGATGcctggcggcgacggcagcggtgcCCCCAGATCCGTGCCTCTCGGCTGGATCTGGAGGATGGGAgcagtcggcgacggcgacgacggtgtggcgacggcagcggcggtagTTGGCCGATGGCagttggcgacggcggtggcggctgtggTGGCTGCCGTGTCATCtggcaacggcggcggaagacatGGCGTCGGGCTGCTAGCTGTTCGGTggtggagggcgacggcggagcaGCGATTTGCAGAGGCGGCGGTTGgcgtcggtggcagcggcgacggcggttaTGACTCTGGAGGcagtggcgacgtcggcggcggggaaggagtcgggGGCGAGGTGGCTGGGTGTTCGGCAACCAAggctgtggtggtggtgaccgtgtttgcggtcaccggaggcatggcggcctcgGTTGACTAA